The segment ACAAGAAAATATACGAGGAGATCGAGAAATGGCGAAAGATGCCACTCAAGAGTCATTACTCTTATGTGTATCTCGACGGAATCTGGATGAAGCGTTCCTGGGCTGGTGAAGTACGCAATGTCTCTGTTCTGGTTGCAATAGGAGTCAATGAGGAGGGATTCCGGGAGATTATCGGGGTTGCTGAAGGAACCAAGGAGGATAAGGACAGCTGGCAACGGTTCCTGCGGTATCTCAAGGAGCGAGGCCTGGAGACTGTTGACATGTTCATCTCTGACAAATCCCTAGGTCTGGTTGAGTCGATACCAGAGTTTTATCCCGAGGCACGTTGGCAGCGCTGTGTTGTGCACTTCTACCGGAATGTCTTCAGCTTTGTTCCTCATGGCAAAGTGAAAGAAGTCGCGACAATGCTGAAGGCTATCCACGCCCAGGAAAATAAAGAAGAGGCTGTACGGAAAAAGGACCTCATTGTCCAGAAGCTGACAGACATGAAACTTCATAAAGCAGCTGCTTTGGTTCGGGAAGGATCCATCGAGACCTTTTCGTATTATCATTTCCCGGTGGAGCACTGGAAGCGTATCAGGACTAATAATGGTCTTGAGAGAATCATGCGAGAGATCAGAAGGAGGACCAGAGTAATAGGTTCATTTCCGGATGGAGAATCTGCCCTGATGCTGGTCGCGGCCCGGCTGCGTCACATCTCAGGCTCAACCTGGAGTGAACGGAAATATTTGAATATGGACCTGATGATTGATTTCGATCAAGAGGAGCAAGTCTCATAAGTAAATTCTTCAGATTGAGGCATAAAGAATTTGCGCAAGATTATTGACACTACCTTTTTTATCAGTAGGTCCTTAAATGAACCTATTATATAGGCAATGGAACAATTGAGCGCAATACTGATGGATAGTAAAAAAAATGGATTGGCGGTTACCACAATCATATACTTGTCAGCAATTGTCGGAAATACAATTAGTATCGATACAAACCCAATGATTAAACCTGCGAGAGTATAGAGAAATGCAAACAGAACTGAAGGGATTGCTATAAACAACATATGAGCAGGAGAAAAAACATCTATTTGTATAATGAGGAAAATTCCAACCAGATAGAGAGTAGAAAATATTACAAATAGTATTTTCTTATATTTATCTACGGTATCTATTAAACAAATCACCATCCATCTCCGTCTGACTTAATTCATCTTGTTCTGAGAGTTACCTATCGATACTTCCGTTTTATCCTAGTATCGTCACCCGAATCGGACCGGGTAAGAAGAAATTTGTAAAATCAAAGTGGGTTGATGAATAGGTTCTGCGATTTTCTGTATATTCTTGCTCCGGCAGTAGAATTCAATTTTATCGGATAAGATTCATCTGAATACAACAGGTTTATTGATCTACACAAAAGACCAGACGGTGGCCGTAAAAACGGAGATACAAATGTATGAACTGTGTTCCCGTATTCATCTCTGACCCATCCTAAACGGTGAAGACAACCGGAATCTACCACGGGAGATTGAACTATGTCACTATCTTGCGCATTAGAAACGTATTGATCTCAATAGGGATTAAGATCCCCGTAATATAAATTATGCTCTATTGGCAATACAATTGTGAACTTTAATCCATAGTTACTATCCACCTGTATAGTTCCTCCTAGTCCACTTACCACCCGGGTGATAATGAGAAGACCTGTCCTTGCTGAAAGGTCTTCGATGCTATGAATTGTATGCAGAGCCTCTCCGTTGTCTCGATAAACTATATAAAGGTCCCTATTTTTTAAGAAAACATCAATATTTATAACAATGTTCGAATCTCTTGGTACAGCATGCTTCAGACTATTATTTATCAGCTCTACCAGGACTAAACCAATTTCCAGTGCCGGCTTTGTATCCAGGCGTAGGCCTTCAACGGTAGAATTAATTGTAACCTCAGGTTCTATCCGCATGGTATTTTGGAATAGATTGTCAAAATAGTACGATAGCTCGACAAATCTATAGGCACCTTCAGTATACAGTGCCTCATGAAGATACATGATTGCATCAACCTTCGCTCTCAGATCGTCAAGAATATGATTTTGGGGACTATTGTCATGTTTTTTTTCAAGGTTGATGATCGAGCTGAGGATGATCAAATTATTCTTAATGCGATGATTAGATTCCTTGAGCAACAATTTATCGAGCTGGCTTAATCTCTGAAGCCGTTTTATGTTGAAATGCAGGAGATATGCGATTCCCATTGGAAAGATATGGAAGAAAGTAGTGGATAATGCTAGAGATACAAGGAGATCCTTCTGATAGTACAGAAAGGAGAACGTTATAACATTGATCAATGAAACGAGTGCATAGCTATGGAGTAAAACAATCCATCGTACAGTAAGTCCAGACAGAAATGCAAAAAACACCAAAATCGTTAAGAATAGATCAGCATCATAGGGAAGATGTTCGTTGATACCAGGAAAGAGGATCATCCTGCACTGCAATAGTATTCCCAATACAGTGACCTCCAATAAAACCCCCGCGTCATACTTACCCTTAAGTATCAGAAGGAATGACCCTAATGAAATCCCTGCCCATAAACTTGTAACAGGTAAAACCATAAAATCTGCTCTTGCAAGAGAAAAGGACATGTAAATTATTGTCGTTAGAAAAAATACTAATGCCAGCGACAAACAGGCTTCAATTCGTCGCTTGTCAATTTCGTCAATATCCGCATAAGAGGAAAAGACATTTCGCGCCAGATCATTCCAGATACTACCTAATTTCACTTTTGCCTCCCAGCATAAAACCGTGCGTTTTATACACAGAGATTAATTTTAACACATTTTATCTAATGTATCTATTATCTTTTTTCTGTATATTTCTCTGATTTTCAAAAATGGGACGCTTTTTTTCTCTTGTGTTCTACAGGGGCAATAAACATTACTGCATCGCGATTACGATGTACGGAATGAGATTGGGAAAGTAATGGCATATTATTTTTTGAAGAAGATCTACCTGGTTAATCGACAGATAGCTATTCCAGTTTGAATCGATCGATTTTTTTGCGAAGAGTTTCAATGCTCTCCTTGTTGGTACGGCTTATGTCGTTAACATGATTAACTGCTTTGTTTATCTGCTCCGATCCGCTTGCCATCTCAATCATGCTTGAAGCTATCTGATCAGCAATGTTATCAAGAATTTGTAATTTTTCTCCCACACCTGTTACCCCCTCCCTGATATAATTGGAGGCCTCCTTGACGTTAGAAGTTATTTCGTTGATCTGTTCAATAGCCTCGAGAATCTGGGTTCCTCCTGTATTCTGTTCAGCCATCGCCCTCATTATTACTGATTCCTGATCATGTACAATATCAGTTAAATCGACAACTTTCTCGAACTTTCTTTGCGCTTCCATAGACGTCTGACTTACCATCTCTATAGATTCTTTAACGGAATTTAGCATACGGATTATTGCTTTCCCCTGTTGATCAGACTGCTCTGAGAGTTTACGGATCTCGTCTGCTACAACTGCGAATCCTTTACCTGCTTCTCCGGCGTGAGCGGCTTCAATCGCAGCATTCATAGAAAGAAGGTTTGTCTGGTTGGCAATATTCTGAATTATTTCGCCGGCTTCTATAAGGGTTTCCGAATTGTTTTCAATTTTCTGTATCAGCGAGGCTACACCATCCATTTCGTATTTGCCGTTTTCTGCGGCATCCTTAAGTTCGGAGACTGAACGATCGTTTTTCTCCAGAATACCTGTGACGGATGTAATGTTCGCGACCATCTCTTCTATTGATGAAGACGATTCAATAACGTTTGCAGATTGTTCTTCAATCAGGGAGTTGAGATTGGCAATGCTTTCAGCAATCAGTTTAAAGGTTTCATGTGCTTCGCTTACCCTGTCGGATTGTAGTGCAGTCTGGCTTTTCACGCCGTTAACATTGGCAGCGATCTGGGTGATAGACGCTGCGGTTTGAATCATGCTTGATGAAAGTTCTGACCCGATCTCATTCATCGCGATTGTTTCCCGCCTGAATGCGCCGACCATCTCGGCTATTGAGGATATGGTCAGATTAAAATATCTGGATAGTTGACCTATTTCATCTTTACTCCGGCTGTTGAGCCGCCGGGTAAGATCTCCTTCTCCTTCAGATATGTCCTGAAGTGCAGTCACTGCCCGACGAAGAGGAACAGTGATGGATGTGCTTACAAACAGAAGTATTAG is part of the Marispirochaeta aestuarii genome and harbors:
- a CDS encoding IS256 family transposase → MNSKIIEINEEEVKNHLGEFVRETVEETLNAMLDAEAEQLLNAQKHERSAERKGYRAGHYDRKLLTKAGEVTLQMPKLKKVTFETAIIERYKRREISVEEAMVEMYLAGVSVRRVEDITEALWGAKVSPGTISNLNKKIYEEIEKWRKMPLKSHYSYVYLDGIWMKRSWAGEVRNVSVLVAIGVNEEGFREIIGVAEGTKEDKDSWQRFLRYLKERGLETVDMFISDKSLGLVESIPEFYPEARWQRCVVHFYRNVFSFVPHGKVKEVATMLKAIHAQENKEEAVRKKDLIVQKLTDMKLHKAAALVREGSIETFSYYHFPVEHWKRIRTNNGLERIMREIRRRTRVIGSFPDGESALMLVAARLRHISGSTWSERKYLNMDLMIDFDQEEQVS
- a CDS encoding sensor histidine kinase; this translates as MKLGSIWNDLARNVFSSYADIDEIDKRRIEACLSLALVFFLTTIIYMSFSLARADFMVLPVTSLWAGISLGSFLLILKGKYDAGVLLEVTVLGILLQCRMILFPGINEHLPYDADLFLTILVFFAFLSGLTVRWIVLLHSYALVSLINVITFSFLYYQKDLLVSLALSTTFFHIFPMGIAYLLHFNIKRLQRLSQLDKLLLKESNHRIKNNLIILSSIINLEKKHDNSPQNHILDDLRAKVDAIMYLHEALYTEGAYRFVELSYYFDNLFQNTMRIEPEVTINSTVEGLRLDTKPALEIGLVLVELINNSLKHAVPRDSNIVINIDVFLKNRDLYIVYRDNGEALHTIHSIEDLSARTGLLIITRVVSGLGGTIQVDSNYGLKFTIVLPIEHNLYYGDLNPY
- a CDS encoding methyl-accepting chemotaxis protein, which codes for MVFVQHKAGQRRSFWNLRNKLTILLSLSVIVVFTLTATVMTTLVYNNDKKSALLYMESLAAEKANIAKLEMETALETARTLASVFSTWENIPVEERRTLFSGILKTVVEKNEDFQGAWTCWEENTLDASDSFYKGLPGYDETGRFIPYWYRSDSGRIEYEPLTGYTQPGEGNYYLVPLNNKKEAAAEPYIYELKGKPRWLTSLSVPIYDNANRVAGIVGINLSLDHLQSHLSDLVFFDTGFGRLVSAEGLVVTHPDRDRIGKIIGEFVKDTGQALINSIKGGEATSGEAWSESLESMTTKTNVPFSIGRTETNWFYGTVVPSHELYANALGFAKIIISIFISGTFLFILILLFVSTSITVPLRRAVTALQDISEGEGDLTRRLNSRSKDEIGQLSRYFNLTISSIAEMVGAFRRETIAMNEIGSELSSSMIQTAASITQIAANVNGVKSQTALQSDRVSEAHETFKLIAESIANLNSLIEEQSANVIESSSSIEEMVANITSVTGILEKNDRSVSELKDAAENGKYEMDGVASLIQKIENNSETLIEAGEIIQNIANQTNLLSMNAAIEAAHAGEAGKGFAVVADEIRKLSEQSDQQGKAIIRMLNSVKESIEMVSQTSMEAQRKFEKVVDLTDIVHDQESVIMRAMAEQNTGGTQILEAIEQINEITSNVKEASNYIREGVTGVGEKLQILDNIADQIASSMIEMASGSEQINKAVNHVNDISRTNKESIETLRKKIDRFKLE